A region from the Streptomyces sp. 3214.6 genome encodes:
- a CDS encoding RidA family protein: protein MTEKIALTPKTHTTPPAKFSHGVRKGNILQVAGQVGFLPAEEGKPPTPAGPTLREQTLQTLANVKAILEEGGASWDDVMMIRVYLTDTGHFAEFNELYNAYFEAQPLTAPPAARTTVYVGLPAGLLVEIDALAVLG from the coding sequence GTGACCGAGAAGATCGCGCTCACCCCGAAGACCCACACCACCCCGCCCGCGAAGTTCTCGCACGGTGTCCGCAAGGGCAACATCCTCCAGGTCGCGGGCCAGGTCGGCTTCCTCCCCGCCGAGGAGGGCAAGCCCCCCACGCCGGCCGGTCCCACCCTGCGCGAGCAGACCCTGCAGACCCTCGCCAACGTCAAGGCGATCCTGGAGGAAGGCGGCGCGAGCTGGGACGACGTGATGATGATCCGCGTCTACCTGACGGACACGGGCCACTTCGCCGAGTTCAACGAGCTCTACAACGCCTACTTCGAGGCCCAGCCCCTCACCGCCCCGCCCGCCGCCCGCACGACGGTCTACGTCGGCCTTCCCGCGGGACTCCTGGTCGAGATCGACGCACTCGCCGTCCTCGGCTGA
- a CDS encoding IclR family transcriptional regulator encodes MSQTVDRALSILPLLAEGPADLGQVADRLGVHKSTALRLLRTLHEHGLVYRQSDQRYRLGARLFALAQEAMENLDIREIAHPHLVRLNESCGHTVHLAVHEEGEVLYIDKVESRYPVRMYSRIGKPVAITVAAVAKLLLADLPEPERRAVAEKLDYPLYTARSTPNAPAFLRELEKVREQGWATDLGGHEESINCVAAPIRGADGRVVAAMSVSAPNVVVTADELLTLLPLVRRAADAISGEYSGRTPIKEATS; translated from the coding sequence ATGAGCCAGACCGTCGACCGCGCCCTGAGCATCCTGCCGCTGCTCGCCGAGGGACCCGCCGACCTCGGACAGGTCGCCGACCGCCTCGGCGTGCACAAGTCGACGGCCCTGCGGCTGCTGCGCACCCTCCACGAACACGGCCTCGTCTACCGCCAGTCCGACCAGCGCTACCGCCTCGGCGCCCGCCTCTTCGCCCTCGCCCAGGAGGCGATGGAGAACCTCGACATCCGCGAGATCGCCCACCCCCACCTCGTCCGGCTGAACGAGTCCTGCGGGCACACCGTCCACCTCGCCGTCCACGAGGAGGGCGAGGTCCTCTACATCGACAAGGTGGAGAGCCGCTACCCGGTCCGCATGTACTCGCGGATCGGCAAGCCCGTCGCCATCACCGTCGCCGCCGTCGCCAAACTGCTCCTCGCCGATCTGCCCGAGCCCGAGCGGCGGGCGGTCGCGGAGAAGCTCGACTACCCCCTCTACACGGCCCGTTCCACCCCCAACGCCCCCGCTTTCCTGAGGGAGTTGGAGAAGGTGCGCGAACAGGGCTGGGCCACCGACCTCGGTGGCCATGAGGAGTCCATCAACTGTGTCGCCGCGCCGATCAGAGGCGCCGACGGCCGGGTGGTCGCCGCGATGTCGGTCTCCGCGCCGAACGTCGTCGTCACCGCCGACGAACTCCTCACCCTGCTCCCGCTGGTGCGCCGCGCTGCGGACGCCATCAGCGGCGAGTACTCCGGCAGGACACCGATCAAGGAAGCCACCTCATGA
- a CDS encoding sugar kinase: MTTTGPRNAPGVVDVVALGESMVTFLPSRPGRLADVPSFDRGIGGAESNVACALTAAGHTVRWVSRVGADGFGDHLVETIASYGVDVTSVRRDPARPTGVYFRTAGDRATDTHEVAYYRAGSAASAMSVANTDLTAVRAGRVLHLSGITAALSGDCLGLLRELTACRPGRPLISFDVNHRSGLWRDTDGPRVLLELARAADIVFVGEDEAQEAWGVTGGPTAIRALLPEPGTLVVKQGARGATAFAGGYDGGAPPVPGRVHRLRPAPTPGAGQTTVTFESAPTVQVSAAVGAGDAFAAGFLSATLRGLPVRDRLRHGHLMAAAALTAPGDLAVPPTRAHADRLAALDPDAWGTLRLGPGWTHTEDREGRAEEEVRTP, encoded by the coding sequence GTGACCACCACTGGACCCCGCAATGCCCCCGGCGTCGTGGACGTCGTCGCGCTCGGCGAGTCCATGGTCACCTTTCTGCCCTCCCGGCCCGGGCGCCTCGCCGACGTGCCGTCCTTCGACCGGGGCATCGGCGGCGCGGAGTCCAACGTGGCCTGCGCGCTGACGGCGGCCGGACACACGGTGCGCTGGGTCAGCCGGGTGGGCGCGGACGGGTTCGGCGACCACCTCGTCGAGACCATCGCCTCCTACGGCGTCGACGTGACCTCCGTACGCCGGGACCCCGCCCGCCCGACCGGCGTCTACTTCCGCACCGCCGGGGACCGCGCCACCGACACGCACGAGGTCGCCTACTACCGGGCCGGCTCCGCCGCCTCCGCGATGTCCGTGGCGAACACGGACCTGACGGCGGTGCGGGCGGGCCGCGTGCTGCATCTGAGCGGCATCACGGCCGCCCTCTCCGGGGACTGTCTGGGCCTGCTCCGGGAACTGACGGCCTGCCGGCCCGGGCGCCCGCTGATCTCCTTCGACGTCAACCACCGGTCCGGGCTGTGGCGTGACACCGACGGCCCGCGCGTCCTGCTGGAACTGGCACGCGCCGCGGACATCGTGTTCGTGGGGGAGGACGAGGCGCAGGAGGCGTGGGGGGTCACCGGCGGCCCCACGGCGATCAGGGCCCTGCTGCCGGAGCCCGGCACGCTGGTGGTGAAGCAGGGGGCGCGGGGAGCCACGGCGTTCGCCGGCGGGTACGACGGCGGCGCCCCGCCGGTGCCGGGCCGCGTGCACCGGCTCCGTCCCGCGCCGACCCCCGGCGCGGGGCAGACGACGGTCACCTTCGAATCCGCCCCGACGGTCCAGGTCAGCGCGGCGGTCGGCGCCGGGGATGCCTTCGCTGCCGGGTTCCTGTCCGCCACCCTGCGCGGGCTGCCCGTGCGCGACCGGCTCCGGCACGGACACCTGATGGCCGCAGCCGCCCTCACCGCCCCCGGCGACCTCGCTGTTCCCCCGACGCGCGCACACGCCGACCGGCTGGCCGCCCTCGACCCCGACGCGTGGGGGACACTTCGACTCGGCCCCGGCTGGACGCACACCGAAGACCGGGAAGGCCGGGCCGAAGAGGAGGTACGCACCCCATGA
- a CDS encoding amino acid deaminase: MGTEAFEALARLAEERVDHRFKGLPPDADGLTVGGLAAQRRNLFTGGFTTPVLALSAERLEHNLRLMETYTARHGLVFAPHGKTSMAPQLFARQIEHGAVGITLAVPHQLRVARAFGVRRIFLANELVDPVSLRWIAAELDADPDFEFVCYVDSVRGVELMGAALPDAGRPLDVVVELAAGEGARTGVRTEAEAALVADAVAAVPSLRLAGVAGYEGEVPQATPERVRAWLDRLVALAVDFDKAGRFAGLHEIVVSAGGSAWFDTVADVFAEIPELSAPVLKLLRSGAYVSHDDGHYRKLTPFNRVPQEGALEPAFRLWTQVVSRPSPDQAFVNAGKRDAAHDLDLPFAQVVRRDGTEHPATGVSVTGLSDQHAWLRTTQEADLRVGDWVGLGLSHPCTTFDKWPLIPVAEADGTVVDYIRTFF; encoded by the coding sequence ATGGGTACCGAGGCATTCGAGGCGCTCGCCCGACTGGCCGAGGAACGTGTCGACCACCGCTTCAAGGGCCTCCCGCCGGACGCCGACGGCCTCACCGTCGGCGGGCTGGCCGCCCAGCGCCGCAACCTCTTCACCGGCGGTTTCACCACGCCCGTGCTGGCACTCTCCGCCGAGCGCCTGGAGCACAACCTGCGGCTCATGGAGACGTACACCGCCCGCCACGGGCTGGTCTTCGCCCCGCACGGCAAGACGTCCATGGCCCCGCAGCTGTTCGCCCGCCAGATCGAGCACGGTGCGGTGGGCATCACCCTCGCGGTGCCGCACCAGCTGCGGGTGGCGCGGGCGTTCGGGGTGCGGCGGATCTTCCTGGCGAACGAGCTGGTCGACCCGGTGTCCCTGCGCTGGATCGCCGCCGAGCTGGACGCCGACCCCGACTTCGAGTTCGTCTGTTACGTCGACTCCGTGCGCGGGGTCGAGCTGATGGGCGCGGCGCTGCCCGACGCGGGCCGCCCCCTGGACGTCGTCGTCGAACTGGCCGCCGGCGAGGGCGCCCGCACCGGGGTCCGTACGGAGGCGGAGGCCGCGCTGGTCGCGGACGCGGTGGCCGCCGTCCCGTCCCTGCGGCTGGCCGGCGTCGCGGGCTACGAGGGCGAGGTGCCGCAGGCGACGCCGGAGCGGGTGCGCGCGTGGCTGGACCGGCTGGTCGCGCTGGCCGTGGACTTCGACAAGGCGGGCCGGTTCGCGGGGCTGCACGAGATCGTGGTCAGCGCGGGCGGCAGCGCCTGGTTCGACACGGTGGCGGACGTGTTCGCCGAGATCCCCGAACTGTCGGCGCCCGTACTGAAGTTGCTGCGTTCCGGCGCGTACGTGTCGCACGACGACGGCCACTACCGCAAGCTGACCCCGTTCAACCGGGTGCCGCAGGAGGGCGCGCTGGAGCCGGCGTTCCGCCTGTGGACGCAGGTCGTCTCCCGCCCCTCCCCCGACCAGGCGTTCGTCAACGCGGGCAAGCGGGACGCGGCCCACGACCTCGACCTGCCCTTCGCCCAGGTGGTCCGCCGTGACGGCACGGAGCACCCCGCCACCGGCGTCTCGGTGACCGGGCTCTCCGACCAGCACGCCTGGCTGCGCACCACACAGGAGGCGGACCTGCGGGTCGGCGACTGGGTGGGCCTCGGCCTGTCCCATCCGTGCACGACGTTCGACAAGTGGCCGCTGATCCCGGTCGCGGAGGCCGACGGCACGGTCGTCGACTACATCCGCACCTTCTTCTAG
- a CDS encoding N-acyl-D-amino-acid deacylase family protein, with translation MEDLVIRDADVVDGTGADAYRADVLIDDGRIVAIVKEAAAAGCQRPKAVRELDAEGLTLSPGFIDMHAHSDLALLLDADHSAKAAQGVTLEVLGQDGLSYAPVDDPTLEEVRRAITGWNGYGDDLDFDWRSVGEYLDRLDHGFDGEGIAVNAAYLIPQGTVRALAVGWEDRPATPRELDRMRRLVAEGLEQGAVGLSSGLTYTPGMYAPDSELTELCRVVARHGGYYCPHHRSYGAGALQAYAEMVELTRAAGCPLHLAHATMNFGVNEGRAPELLTLLDKALDAGADITLDTYPYTPGCTTLAALLPSWASEGGPREILRRLADDDTAARIRHDLEVTGADGCHGVPVDWDTVEISGVGDERLVDHVGRTVRESATRRDEEPWTTARRLLLEDRLAPTILQHVGHEENVRTIMRHRVHTGGSDGVLVGAKPHPRAYGTFPHYLGRYARELGILSLEECVSHLTGRPAARLRLPDRGLIREGHRADLVLFDAGTVAAGSTYEAPRTLPTGIPHVLIDGRFVIEDGRRTDVLAGRAVRRSPV, from the coding sequence ATGGAAGACCTCGTCATCCGGGACGCGGACGTCGTCGACGGCACCGGCGCGGACGCCTACCGCGCGGACGTGCTGATCGACGACGGACGGATCGTCGCGATCGTCAAGGAGGCCGCCGCGGCGGGCTGCCAACGCCCGAAGGCGGTACGGGAGTTGGACGCCGAGGGCCTGACCCTCTCGCCCGGCTTCATCGACATGCACGCCCACAGCGACCTCGCCCTGCTGCTCGATGCCGACCACAGCGCGAAGGCCGCACAGGGCGTCACCCTGGAAGTCCTCGGCCAGGACGGGCTGTCGTACGCCCCGGTCGACGACCCCACCCTGGAGGAGGTCCGCCGGGCCATCACCGGCTGGAACGGCTACGGCGACGACCTCGACTTCGACTGGCGGTCGGTGGGCGAGTACCTGGACCGTCTGGACCACGGCTTCGACGGCGAGGGCATCGCCGTCAACGCGGCCTATCTGATCCCGCAGGGCACGGTGCGCGCCCTCGCCGTCGGCTGGGAGGACCGCCCGGCGACGCCCCGGGAGCTGGACCGGATGCGGCGACTGGTCGCGGAGGGCCTGGAGCAGGGCGCGGTCGGCCTGTCGTCCGGCCTGACGTACACGCCCGGCATGTACGCGCCGGACTCCGAACTGACGGAACTGTGCCGGGTGGTGGCGCGCCACGGCGGCTACTACTGCCCCCACCACCGCAGTTACGGTGCCGGCGCGCTTCAGGCGTACGCGGAGATGGTGGAGCTGACCCGCGCGGCGGGCTGCCCGCTCCATCTCGCCCACGCCACCATGAACTTCGGCGTGAACGAGGGCCGCGCCCCGGAACTCCTGACCCTCCTGGACAAGGCCCTGGACGCCGGCGCCGACATCACCCTCGACACCTACCCCTACACCCCGGGCTGTACCACTCTCGCCGCTCTCCTGCCCAGTTGGGCGAGCGAGGGCGGCCCCCGGGAGATCCTGCGCCGCCTCGCGGACGACGACACGGCCGCCCGGATCCGCCACGACCTGGAGGTGACCGGCGCGGACGGCTGCCATGGCGTGCCCGTCGACTGGGACACGGTCGAGATCTCGGGTGTGGGCGACGAGCGCCTGGTGGACCACGTCGGCCGCACGGTCCGGGAGTCGGCGACCCGGCGGGACGAGGAGCCCTGGACGACGGCCCGCCGCCTGCTCCTGGAGGACCGGCTGGCCCCGACGATCCTCCAGCACGTGGGCCACGAGGAGAACGTCCGCACGATCATGCGCCACCGCGTCCACACGGGCGGCTCGGACGGCGTCCTGGTCGGCGCCAAGCCGCATCCGCGCGCCTACGGCACGTTCCCGCACTATCTCGGCCGCTACGCGCGGGAGTTGGGGATCCTGTCGCTGGAGGAGTGCGTGTCCCATCTGACCGGCCGCCCGGCGGCCCGGCTGCGTCTGCCCGACCGTGGTCTGATCCGCGAGGGCCACCGCGCCGACCTGGTCCTGTTCGACGCGGGCACGGTGGCGGCGGGCTCGACCTACGAAGCCCCCCGCACGCTCCCGACGGGCATCCCGCACGTCCTGATCGACGGCCGCTTCGTCATCGAGGACGGCAGGCGCACGGATGTGCTGGCGGGGCGGGCGGTCCGTCGCAGTCCCGTGTGA